TGTGCCCGTGCTCTGCGCCTCTGGATTGTCTGCAGTTACAGCGCCGATGGCCATTGCTTCCGGTGCTGCTGGTGTGGGAGTGGGCTCGGCGGTGAATCGCCTCAACGATGAGCTGGCGATGACTGCGGTGGTGCGTGGGCTCCGCGAGGCCTTGGCTCGTCCAGTGATCAGCCGCGTCTGATTGCGGTTGCATCCGTTCCATCCATCCAGCGATCTCGTTCTTGGCAGCGATGTTTGGGCAGTGGTGCCCCTGCTGCCTGGACCAGATCCTTTTTTGGGCAGGTTCTCCAAAGATTCCTAGCTTGCGATCAGAGCTGCTTGGACTGTGATGGGAACGCTTGGCTGGTTGCTGCAATGGCCGATTCGGGCCCTTGTATTGCTTGTCGTGGCAGCTCTTCCGCTCGGAGTGGAACTGGCCAGCTTCGGGACAGCCCTATGGGCAGCAGTGTTGATTGGCTTGTTGGGCACGCTGCTGATCCTGCCGCTCAAAGTGGTGATGGGCCCGGTTTGGGCCATTACCTCGCTCGGTGGGTTGATTTCGCCGGTGTCGTTCCTGTTCAACTGGATGATCACGGTCATCCTGTTTGGTTTGGCCGCTTGGCTGATACAGGGCTTTCGCCTTAAAAACGGCCTGATCAGTGCGATCCTTGGCGCGGTTGTCTACAGCGTGATCAGTGCTGTGGTGTTGCGTGCCCTTGGCATCGCTGATGTGGACTTCACCAGGGCCGCCTTGATCGGATCGTTGGCCTGATCCATCGGTTGGTTTGAGGTCCTTGGGTTGGTTTCAGCTGCGGCGGATACTCCGTTCTCTGATCAATCGCCGTAGCCTAATCAGCCTTCCTTCAGGCTTCTCGCCACCGGACCATGCCCGCCTACGAGCTATCGGCGCCCTACACCCCCAAGGGAGATCAACCCACGGCGATCGCCAAATTGGTGGAGGGTGTCAATGGTGGAGAGCGTTATCAAACGCTTTTGGGTGCGACGGGTACGGGCAAGACGTTCACGATGGCCAACGTGATCGCCCAAACCGGACGTCCGGCCTTGGTGTTGGCCCACAACAAAACGTTGGCGGCCCAGCTTTGCAATGAGCTCCGGGAGTTCTTTCCGCATAATGCTGTGGAATATTTTATCTCCTATTACGACTACTACCAACCGGAAGCTTATGTTCCGGTGAGTGATACTTATATTGCTAAAACAGCATCGATTAACGAAGAAATCGACATGCTGCGTCACTCTGCGACGCGGTCTCTGTTTGAACGTCGCGACGTGATTGTGGTGGCTTCGATTAGTTGTATTTATGGGCTAGGAATTCCAAGCGAATATCTCAAGGCGGCGGTGCCGTTCAAGGTGGGAGAAAACCTAGATCTGAGGGGATCGTTGCGCGATTTGGTGAACAACCAGTACAGCCGCAACGATACGGAAGCTGGCCGTGGGCGTTTTCGCGTGAAAGGAGATGTGCTTGAAATCGGTCCGGCCTATGACGACCGCTTGGTGCGGATTGAATTGTTCGGTGATGAGGTGGAGGCGATTCGCTATGTGGACCCAACCACCGGTGAAATTCTTCAAAGCTTGGAAGCCATTAGCATTTATCCGGCTAAACACTTTGTGACACCAAAAGAGCGTCTGAATGATGCTGTGAAGGCGATTCGTAGTGAGCTCAAAGACCGATTGGAGTTTTTAAATGGAGAAGGAAAGTTGCTCGAGGCTCAACGCTTAGAACAACGCGCCACCTATGACCTGGAGATGTTGCAACAAATCGGGTATTGCAATGGAGTGGAGAACTACGCCCGTCATTTGGCTGGTCGTGAGCCTGGATCCGCTCCCGAATGTCTGATTGATTACTTTCCAGACGATTGGTTGTTGATCGTGGATGAAAGCCACGTGACCTGCTCCCAACTTCTTGCCATGTACAACGGCGACCAGGCCCGCAAAAAGGTGCTGATCGACCATGGCTTCCGTTTGCCGAGTGCGGCGGACAATCGGCCCCTGAAATCGGAGGAGTTTTGGGGCAAGGCCAAGCAGACCGTGTTCGTGAGTGCCACCCCGGGAAACTGGGAGATGGAGGTCAGTGAGGGCCAAGTCGCCGAACAGGTGATCCGTCCCACGGGTGTGCTGGACCCGCTTGTGGAGGTGCGGCCTACCACCGGACAAGTGGATGACTTGCTCGGTGAGATTCGTGAGCGTGCGTCCAAGAAGCAGCGGGTGCTGGTGACCACGCTCACCAAGCGGATGGCGGAAGACCTGACGGATTACTTGGCTGAAAATAAAGTTCGCGTGCGCTATTTGCACTCCGAAATTCACTCGATTGAACGGATCGAGATCATTCAGGATCTACGCCTCGGTGAATACGACGTGCTCGTTGGCGTGAACTTGCTCCGGGAAGGATTGGATCTCCCCGAAGTGTCGCTGGTGGCGATCCTTGATGCGGATAAGGAAGGTTTCCTGCGAGCTCAGCGCTCCTTGATTCAGACGATCGGCCGTGCAGCCCGGCATGTGGAAGGCAAAGCCTTGCTTTACGCCGAGACCATGACCGACTCCATGGCCAAGGCGATTGAAGAAACCGAGCGTCGCCGCAGCATTCAGCACACCTACAACGAAAAGCACGGGATTACCCCCACCGCTGCAGGCAAGAAAGCCAGCAATTCCATTCTCAGTTTTCTTGAGTTGTCACGGAAGCTCAAAGCTGATGGCCCGGATGCGGACTTGGTCAAGGTGGCTGGAAAGGCGGTTCAAGCCTTAGAGGAAGACAGCGATGGCTTGGCTCTCGATGCCCTGCCTGAGCTGATTGATCAACTCGAGCTGAAGATGAAGGAGTCAGCCAAGAAGCTCGACTTCGAGGAAGCGGCCAACCTGAGGGATCGGATCAAGAAGCTGCGCCAGAAGTTGGTGGGGAGCGGCAGATGATCAGGCTTCAAGCGGAGACTCTGTGCCCTGCGCTTGATGGCATTCAGATCCGCCCAGTTGGAATCCGGCATGCACGGCTTCGAGGGCTTTGATGCCATCGGCTTCGGCCACCACGCAACTGGTACGGATTTCGCTGGTGGCGATCAATTCAATGTTCACGCCTGCTTCGGCAAGGAAGCGGAACATGCGTCCTGCCGTTCCTGCGGTGGCAGGCATCCCAGCACCAATCGCGCTGACGCGGGCAATCGCAGGACCATCTTCGAGAACGGCACCGGGCCATTGGGCCAGGAGCGGTGCGAGCGCTTGATCAGAGGCTGCCCGGTCTTCCCGTTTCACAATGAAGCTGATGTCACGGCTGCCATCGCTGTGCTGCCGTTCGGATTGGACGATCGCATCAAGGCTGATGCCGGCATCCGCGAGCGCTGAACAGAGGGACCCTGCCATTCCTGGTCGGTCCGGCACGTGGCGCACGCTCAGTTGCGCCTGATCGCGATCCAGGGCGACGCCCCTAACCTCGGGTTCTCCTTCCCCGCTGACAGGAGGGTTGATGTGTTGCTGTTCTGGGCTGAGCTCAAAGGTCTGTTGCGCAGCTTGCAAGGCTTTGCTTCCCATTGAGGCATCCACCACGCAGCTCACCTTCACCTCGCTGGTGGCGATTAGACGCAGGTTGATGCCCTCCCTCGAGAGCGTGTCAAATAAGCCAGCGGCAATGCCAGGGCGGCCCATGATCCCCGCGCCCCTGATGCTCAGCTTGCTCATGCCTCCGTTAGAGCTGAGGTTGCCGCCGAGGCTGTCCA
This portion of the Synechococcus sp. ROS8604 genome encodes:
- the uvrB gene encoding excinuclease ABC subunit UvrB, which gives rise to MPAYELSAPYTPKGDQPTAIAKLVEGVNGGERYQTLLGATGTGKTFTMANVIAQTGRPALVLAHNKTLAAQLCNELREFFPHNAVEYFISYYDYYQPEAYVPVSDTYIAKTASINEEIDMLRHSATRSLFERRDVIVVASISCIYGLGIPSEYLKAAVPFKVGENLDLRGSLRDLVNNQYSRNDTEAGRGRFRVKGDVLEIGPAYDDRLVRIELFGDEVEAIRYVDPTTGEILQSLEAISIYPAKHFVTPKERLNDAVKAIRSELKDRLEFLNGEGKLLEAQRLEQRATYDLEMLQQIGYCNGVENYARHLAGREPGSAPECLIDYFPDDWLLIVDESHVTCSQLLAMYNGDQARKKVLIDHGFRLPSAADNRPLKSEEFWGKAKQTVFVSATPGNWEMEVSEGQVAEQVIRPTGVLDPLVEVRPTTGQVDDLLGEIRERASKKQRVLVTTLTKRMAEDLTDYLAENKVRVRYLHSEIHSIERIEIIQDLRLGEYDVLVGVNLLREGLDLPEVSLVAILDADKEGFLRAQRSLIQTIGRAARHVEGKALLYAETMTDSMAKAIEETERRRSIQHTYNEKHGITPTAAGKKASNSILSFLELSRKLKADGPDADLVKVAGKAVQALEEDSDGLALDALPELIDQLELKMKESAKKLDFEEAANLRDRIKKLRQKLVGSGR
- a CDS encoding phage holin family protein — encoded protein: MGTLGWLLQWPIRALVLLVVAALPLGVELASFGTALWAAVLIGLLGTLLILPLKVVMGPVWAITSLGGLISPVSFLFNWMITVILFGLAAWLIQGFRLKNGLISAILGAVVYSVISAVVLRALGIADVDFTRAALIGSLA